A single Aspergillus chevalieri M1 DNA, chromosome 3, nearly complete sequence DNA region contains:
- a CDS encoding uncharacterized protein (COG:S;~EggNog:ENOG410PTPX), with product MCGPTRPSSGGRIAVLFPASSSAANSYSVLFHNSKENTQATFRADNNDIESLAALRDCSAIDLRIEKYGDLTSSPTLTSTPLHVFRLRPQPGASKMEMECELPERLDLGISETGIVGRQVTVVANGRMGMGVVGYD from the exons ATGTGTGGTCCTACTCGTCCTAGCTCCGGCGGCCGTATCGCCGTCCTCTTTccagcttcttcttccgcgGCCAACTCCTACTCTGTCCTCTTCCATAACAGCAAAGAAAACACACAAGCTACCTTTCGCGCCGACAATAACGACATAGAATCTCTCGCTGCGCTCCGGGATTGTTCTGCAATTGACTTGCGGATAGA GAAATACGGAGATCTCACATCCTCACCGACATTAACATCGACACCGCTGCATGTCTTCCGCCTGAGACCTCAACCCGGGGCATCCAAAATGGAGATGGAGTGCGAGTTACCCGAACGGTTGGACCTAGGGATTTCAGAGACAGGAATTGTAGGGAGGCAGGTTACGGTTGTTGCGAAtgggaggatggggatgggggTTGTTGGATATGATTAA
- the HIS4 gene encoding histidine biosynthesis protein HIS4 (BUSCO:EOG09262E98;~COG:E;~EggNog:ENOG410PJJQ;~InterPro:IPR012131,IPR038019,IPR008179,IPR001692, IPR002496,IPR016161,IPR016298,IPR021130;~PFAM:PF00815,PF01502,PF01503;~go_function: GO:0004399 - histidinol dehydrogenase activity [Evidence IEA];~go_function: GO:0004635 - phosphoribosyl-AMP cyclohydrolase activity [Evidence IEA];~go_function: GO:0004636 - phosphoribosyl-ATP diphosphatase activity [Evidence IEA];~go_function: GO:0016491 - oxidoreductase activity [Evidence IEA];~go_function: GO:0016616 - oxidoreductase activity, acting on the CH-OH group of donors, NAD or NADP as acceptor [Evidence IEA];~go_function: GO:0046872 - metal ion binding [Evidence IEA];~go_function: GO:0051287 - NAD binding [Evidence IEA];~go_process: GO:0000105 - histidine biosynthetic process [Evidence IEA];~go_process: GO:0055114 - oxidation-reduction process [Evidence IEA]), producing MAAPLLVSFDPAAPAGLSLQQIAYLGRVLVKVNSLKQAEDFLRQNFRSLDVYIDATDIPSSGDIVDILNTGAAKVFITLDQSTALSQEQSVPSDRLVVYASSNSQVDAFQEWVAENPERKDAGLCTESATKALADKLGMNLEAQNLYQNYRDSASITEDGLKQTINEGAVSVVPAQKLTFERNPSDGQISAASLVAARAVVDQGNGLYATLVTDERGVSLGFVWSSDESIAEAFRTGTGVYQSRKRGLWYKGQSSGDVQELIRVGFDCDSDCLVFIVNQIGRGFCHLGRASCFGPYNGLSRLQKTLQARKDDAPAGSYTARLFNDPKLAQAKIMEEADELCRANTKEEIAFEAADLLYFALTRCVANGVSLEDIERNLDLKSLKVKRRKGDAKGPWAEKAGLAPAAEPKPAEEKKPEPPAVDVNTRLEMTRVVTASTPENVVRDHLKRPSQKSNEAIVGLVRPIIQDVRENGDVGVLKYTHKFEKATSLTSPVIHAPFPAELMKLSPETQEAIDVSISNISKFHAAQKGSNDALKMETMPGVVCSRFSRAIERVGLYIPGGTAVLPSTAMMLGVPAMVAGCKTIVLASPPRADGSISPEIVYVAHKVGAESIVLAGGAQAVAAMAYGTPSISKVDKILGPGNQFVTAAKMLVANDTSAGVSIDMPAGPSEVLVVADKDANPAFVASDLLSQAEHGVDSQVILIAIDLNEAQLKAIEDEVDAQARALPRMDIVKGSLAHSVTFVVKDINEAMALSNEYAPEHLILQVQDAESVVDLVQNAGSVFIGQWTPESVGDYSAGVNHSLPTYGYAKQYSGVNLGSFLKHITSSNLTADGLYGLSRTVEQLAGVEGLEAHKRAVSIRVAEIKRYQS from the exons ATGGCAGCCCCCCTCCTCGTTTCCTTCGACCCCGCGGCCCCCGCCGGTCTCTCTCTCCAGCAGATCGCATACTTAGGCCGCGTCCTCGTCAAGGTCAACAGTCTCAAGCAGGCCGAGGACTTTCTACGCCAGAACTTCCGGAGCCTCGATGTCTACATCGATGCCACCGACATCCCTTCCTCCGGAGATATCGTCGATATCCTCAACACCGGTGCCGCCAAAGTCTTCATCACCCTTGACCAATCAACCGCGCTGTCGCAAGAACAATCTGTTCCCTCCGATCGTCTCGTCGTCTATGCCTCATCTAATAGCCAGGTCGATGCTTTCCAGGAATGGGTTGCAGAGAATCCCGAGAGGAAGGATGCCGGTCTTTGTACAGAGTCCGCTACCAAGGCTCTGGCGGATAAGCTGGGCATGAACCTCGAGGCGCAGAATCTCTACCAGAACTACCGTGACAGCGCATCAATCACAGAGGATGGCCTAAAACAGACCATCAATGAGGGTGCTGTCAGTGTTGTTCCTGCGCAGAAGCTGACCTTCGAGCGTAATCCATCCGATGGCCAGATTTCCGCCGCTTCGCTTGTTGCTGCCCGTGCCGTGGTTGACCAGGGCAATGGATTGTATGCCACCCTTGTTACTGATGAACGGGGTGTTTCTTTGGGTTTTGTCTGGAGCAGTGATGAGAGTATTGCTGAAGCCTTCCGTACTGGTACCGGAGTCTACCAGAGCCGGAAGCGCGGGCTGTGGTACAAGGGTCAGTCCAGTGGTGATGTGCAGGAACTTATCCGTGTTGGCTTTGACTGTGACAGCGACTGCTTGGTCTTCATCGTCAACCAGATTGGCCGGG GATTTTGCCACCTCGGTAGAGCTAGCTGCTTTGGCCCATACAACGGTCTCTCTCGTCTCCAAAAGACCCTCCAAGCCCGCAAAGACGACGCCCCCGCCGGTTCCTACACCGCGAGACTGTTCAATGATCCCAAACTCGCCCAGGCTAAGATTATGGAGGAAGCTGATGAACTGTGCCGCGCCAACACCAAGGAGGAGATCGCATTTGAAGCTGCCGATCTGCTTTACTTCGCCTTGACCCGCTGCGTTGCCAATGGTGTTAGTTTGGAGGATATCGAACGGAATCTCGACCTCAAGAGCCTCAAGGTTAAGAGGAGAAAGGGTGACGCCAAGGGTCCCTGGGCTGAGAAGGCCGGTCTGGCTCCTGCAGCTGAACCCAAACCCgccgaggagaagaagcccgAACCGCCCGCCGTTGATGTGAACACCCGACTCGAGATGACCCGTGTGGTCACCGCTTCGACACCAGAGAACGTCGTCCGCGACCACCTCAAGCGGCCGTCGCAGAAGTCGAACGAAGCCATTGTCGGCCTTGTGCGTCCCATCATTCAGGATGTTCGCGAGAATGGCGATGTGGGTGTGCTCAAGTACACTCACAAGTTTGAAAAGGCAACGTCCTTGACCTCTCCCGTCATCCACGCACCGTTCCCCGCGGAACTCATGAAGCTGTCCCCGGAGACGCAAGAGGCTATTGATGTCAGTATCTCCAACATCAGCAAGTTTCACGCCGCCCAGAAGGGAAGCAACGATGCACTCAAGATGGAGACCATGCCGGGTGTGGTCTGCTCACGTTTCTCGCGGGCCATTGAGCGGGTTGGTCTCTACATCCCCGGTGGTACTGCTGTGCTTCCCTCTACAGCCATGATGTTGGGTGTTCCTGCCATGGTTGCTGGATGTAAGACTATCGTTCTTGCCTCGCCGCCGCGCGCGGATGGTAGCATCTCCCCTGAAATCGTCTACGTCGCCCACAAGGTTGGTGCTGAGAGCATTGTTCTCGCTGGTGGTGCCCAGGCCGTGGCTGCTATGGCCTACGGAACCCCAAGCATCAGCAAGGTCGACAAGATCCTTGGCCCTGGTAATCAGTTCGTGACTGCTGCCAAGATGCTGGTGGCCAACGACACCTCTGCAGGTGTCAGCATTGATATGCCCGCTGGACCCAGTGAGGTGCTTGTGGTGGCCGACAAGGACGCTAACCCGGCGTTTGTGGCCTCTGATCTCCTGAGTCAAGCTGAGCACGGCGTCGACTCGCAGGTTATCCTCATCGCAATTGACCTGAATGAGGCTCAGCTCAAGGCCATTGAGGATGAGGTCGATGCGCAGGCGAGAGCCCTGCCCCGGATGGATATCGTCAAGGGATCTCTGGCGCACTCTGTGACGTTTGTGGTCAAAGATATCAACGAGGCTATGGCCCTCAGCAACGAGTATGCTCCGGAGCACTTGATCTTGCAGGTACAGGACGCTGAGTCTGTTGTGGACCTCGTTCAGAACGCAGGCAGTGTGTTTATCGGGCAGTGGACTCCTGAGAGTGTGGGTGATTACTCTGCAGGTGTCAACCACTCTTTGC CAACCTACGGCTACGCCAAGCAGTACTCTGGTGTTAACCTCGGATCCTTCCTCAAGCATATCACCAGCTCCAACTTGACAGCTGACGGTCTTTACGGCCTGTCACGCACGGTTGAGCAGCTGGCTGGTGTCGAAGGACTTGAGGCGCACAAGAGGGCTGTCAGCATTCGTGTAGCTGAGATCAAGCGGTATCAGTCGTAA
- the TAF9 gene encoding putative transcription initiation factor TFIID, 31kD subunit (BUSCO:EOG092650VI;~COG:K;~EggNog:ENOG410PP2X;~InterPro:IPR009072,IPR003162;~PFAM:PF02291;~go_function: GO:0046982 - protein heterodimerization activity [Evidence IEA];~go_process: GO:0006352 - DNA-templated transcription, initiation [Evidence IEA]): protein MASPNQTAQPTTPPTTDPISANANTTTNTNNNNASSQTPSANQNTTTTTSASAPASQPTQIPATSLKDSGKSRRPRDVRLIHMLLASLGVTAYQERVPLQLLDFAYRYTSNVLTDAVHLATEGYAGAAGESGTSGGRGGGSGGGGGAHDVNTVSLSALRLSIASRLHYQFQTGLPKEFLMDVATERNRVALPGASRGFDNAGNANRAPQAHQGLMMGGMRLPPERFCLTGVGWDMKEEWESEGEEEIQKSAAGEGEGEGDGEGHGEDDDEDGKMEDIFGEDTAMGEGEGDEDGDKAMADV from the coding sequence ATGGCATCACCAAACCAAACAGCACAACCTACAACTCCCCCAACAACCGACCCAATCTCCGCTAACGCcaataccaccaccaacacgaacaacaacaatgcctCGTCGCAAACCCCCAGCGCCAACCAAaacaccaccacaaccacatcCGCCTCCGCTCCTGCCTCCCAACCAACCCAAATCCCCGCAACCTCCCTAAAAGACAGCGGCAAGTCGCGCCGCCCCCGCGACGTTCGCCTAATCCACATGCTCCTCGCTTCCCTCGGTGTAACAGCCTACCAAGAACGTGTCCCCCTCCAACTCCTCGACTTCGCCTACCGCTACACCTCCAACGTACTAACTGACGCCGTGCATCTCGCGACCGAGGGGTACGCGGGTGCAGCCGGAGAGTCGGGAACGAGTGGTGGCCGTGGCGGCGGCAGTGGAGGCGGTGGAGGAGCGCACGATGTGAACACTGTTAGTTTGTCGGCGCTGCGGTTGAGTATTGCGTCGAGGTTGCATTATCAGTTTCAGACGGGGCTGCCGAAGGAGTTTCTTATGGATGTTGCGACGGAGAGGAATCGGGTTGCATTGCCCGGGGCGTCGAGGGGATTTGATAATGCTGGGAACGCGAATCGGGCGCCGCAGGCGCATCAGGGACTTATGATGGGAGGGATGCGGTTGCCGCCGGAGAGGTTTTGTTTGACGGGGGTTGGGTGGGATATGAAAGAGGAGTGGGAGAgtgagggtgaggaggagaTTCAGAAGTCAGCGgctggagagggagaaggggAAGGAGACGGTGAAGGGCATGGtgaggacgatgatgaggacggGAAGATGGAGGATATCTTTGGAGAAGATACTGCTatgggagagggagagggggatGAAGATGGGGACAAGGCAATGGCGGATGTCTGA
- a CDS encoding rRNA-processing protein UTP11 (BUSCO:EOG09264CA0;~COG:S;~EggNog:ENOG410PJ5P;~InterPro:IPR007144;~PFAM:PF03998;~go_component: GO:0032040 - small-subunit processome [Evidence IEA];~go_process: GO:0006364 - rRNA processing [Evidence IEA]) produces MSSMRNAVHRRQHRERGQLQGREKWGILEKHKDYSLRAKDYNQKKAKLARLSEKARDRNPDEFAFGMMSSHSGKAGKHGSASRDSAAARGLSHEAIKLLKTQDAAYLRTVGERVRREMERVEQEVRLQEGMREVLGGKGGDKKGEEEEMDEDDEFGGFDFGDEVEETKLKKVVFAGDREEQRELKNRRLREEEEDDGEDDDEDMDESFGQRLKQKKSRKQLEGERQALADERRARKLRKRAVEARENKLKHLQKQYADITAAERELDWQRGRMDNSVGGTNKNGIKWKIRERKK; encoded by the exons ATGTCGTCCATGCGCAACGCCGTCCACCGACGGCAACACCGCGAGCGTGGTCAACTCCAAGGCCGTGAAAAATGGGGTATCCTCGAAAAGCACAAG GACTACTCCCTCCGTGCAAAAGACTACAACCAAAAGAAAGCCAAACTCGCCCGCCTTTCCGAAAAAGCCCGCGACCGCAACCCCGATGAATTCGCCTTCGGCATGATGTCCTCCCACTCCGGGAAGGCAGGCAAACACGGTTCCGCATCGCGCGACTCCGCCGCTGCCCGGGGCCTAAGCCACGAGGCGATCAAGTTGCTGAAGACGCAGGATGCGGCGTATTTGCGGACGGTTGGGGAAAGGGTTAGGCGGGAGATGGAGAGGGTTGAACAGGAGGTTAGGTTGCAGGAGGGGATGAGGGAGGTTCTTGGGGGGAAGGGGGGTGATAAGaaaggggaggaggaggagatggatgaagatgatgagttTGGGGGGTTTGATTTTGGGGATGAGGTGGAGGAGacgaagttgaagaaggtgGTTTTTGCGGGTGATCGGGAGGAACAGAGGGAATTGAAGAACCGGAGGCTgcgggaggaagaggaagatgacggtgaagatgatgatgaggatatggACGAATCTTTCGGACAACGGTTGAAACAGAAGAAGTCCCGGAAACAGCTCGAGGGGGAACGACAGGCGCTGGCCGACGAACGACGGGCACGCAAGCTGCGCAAGAGAGCTGTCGAGGCGCGGGAGAACAAGCTCAAACACCTTCAAAAGCAGTATGCTGATATCACCGCCGCGGAGCGCGAGCTGGACTGGCAACGAGGGCGGATGGATAACTCTGTCGGGGGGACGAATAAGAATGGTATTAAGTGGAAGATtcgggagaggaagaagtaa
- a CDS encoding uncharacterized protein (COG:S;~EggNog:ENOG410PRXN;~InterPro:IPR013892;~PFAM:PF08583): MADSQQQGQQQQPPRPKIKYNLRNPLPLSASQEAEVQDLFHKRVRSHCAAEIKAFAECAVNRTVTATWICRQQRLTMNGCMLAHAKPEEEDRAREEWFATVEERRRARNEEDERVRRRREEVIRMMREDDERKKASG; the protein is encoded by the exons ATGGCAGACTCGcaacaacaaggacaacaacaacaaccaccccGCCCCAAAATCAAATACAACCTCCGcaaccccctccccctctccGCCTCCCAAGAAGCAGAAGTCCAAGACCTCTTTCACAAACGCGTGCGAAGCCATTGCGCTGCTGAGATCAAGG CATTTGCCGAATGCGCCGTGAATCGTACCGTAACCGCAACATGGATCTGTCGACAGCAGCGGCTTACtatgaatgggtgtatgcTTGCGCATGCGAAGCCAGAGGAGGAGGATCGGGCGAGGGAGGAGTGGTTTGCGACTGTGgaagagaggaggagggcgaggaatgaggaggatgagagggtgagaaggaggagggaggaggttattcggatgatgagggaggatgatgagaggaagaaggcgtCGGGGTAG
- a CDS encoding oxidoreductase, short-chain dehydrogenase/reductase family (COG:Q;~EggNog:ENOG410PHGE;~InterPro:IPR002347,IPR036291,IPR020904;~PFAM:PF00106,PF13561,PF08659;~go_function: GO:0016491 - oxidoreductase activity [Evidence IEA];~go_process: GO:0055114 - oxidation-reduction process [Evidence IEA]) — MSEVHLDDFSSLFSLNGKVAVVTGGSRGLGLHAASGLLQAGCSKVYITSRKASACEEAVAALNALPNKRPGAQAISVPADSSRMDELDRLVAEVNKTTDHVDILFANAGATWGEKFETHPEHAFSKVMDLNVKSVFYSVQKFAPLLSKSATRESPSRVIITGSVAGIGVGSLGENATFSYSASKAAVLHLTRNLALELGPRHILCNALAPGFFPSKMASGLIEKQGGMKVLEEESPNKRLGRPEDIAGAVVYLGSRAGSHLNGATLVLDGGSVLKSKL; from the exons ATGTCTGAAGTACACCTCGACGACTTTTCCTCGCTCTTCTCCCTCAATGGCAAAGTTGCCGTCGTCACCGGCGGTTCAAGGGGTCTAGGTCTCCATGCCGCGTCGGG TCTCCTTCAAGCCGGCTGCTCCAAGGTCTACATCACATCCCGAAAAGCCAGCGCCTGCGAAGAAGCCGTCGCCGCGCTCAACGCGCTCCCGAACAAGCGCCCCGGCGCACAAGCCATCTCCGTCCCCGCCGATAGTTCGCGCATGGACGAATTGGACAGACTCGTCGCTGAGGTGAACAAGACGACGGACCATGTGGATATTTTATTTGCGAATGCGGGCGCGACATGGGGCGAGAAATTCGAGACGCACCCCGAGCACGCGTTCTCGAAGGTTATGGACTTGAACGTTAAGAGTGTGTTTTATTCGGTGCAGAA ATTCGCCCCCCTCCTTTCCAAATCCGCAACCCGCGAGTCCCCCTCACGAGTAATCATCACTGGCTCCGTCGCAGGCATCGGCGTCGGCTCTCTCGGCGAAAACGCCACCTTCAGTTACTCCGCCTCCAAAGCCGCCGTGCTCCATCTAACCAGGAATCTCGCTCTCGAGCTCGGTCCTCGGCATATCCTGTGTAACGCGCTTGCGCCAGGTTTCTTCCCGTCGAAGATGGCGTCTGGGTTGATTGAGAAGCAGGGTGGGATGAAGGtgttggaggaggagagtCCGAATAAGAGGTTGGGCAGGCCGGAGGATATTGCGGGGGCGGTTGTTTATTTGGGGAGTCGGGCGGGTAGTCATTTGAACGGGGCGACGCTTGTGCTTGATGGAGGTAGTGTGTTGAAAAGTAAGCTGTGA
- a CDS encoding superoxide dismutase (COG:P;~EggNog:ENOG410PJ1N;~InterPro:IPR036314,IPR019833,IPR019832,IPR019831, IPR036324,IPR001189;~PFAM:PF02777,PF00081;~go_function: GO:0004784 - superoxide dismutase activity [Evidence IEA];~go_function: GO:0046872 - metal ion binding [Evidence IEA];~go_process: GO:0006801 - superoxide metabolic process [Evidence IEA];~go_process: GO:0055114 - oxidation-reduction process [Evidence IEA]), whose amino-acid sequence MSQFTLPPLPYAYDALEPVISKQIMEIHHQKHHQTYITNLNAALTAQSTALQSQDVPQLISLQQKIKFNGGGHINHSLFWKNLTPASSPQAKLESAPGIKAAIERKWGSYEAFQKLFSATLLGIQGSGWGWLVANKPKGELEIVTTKDQDPVTGDTPLFGIDMWEHAYYLQYLNNKASYVEGIWKIINWSTAEDRYQNGIEGPAVLKL is encoded by the exons ATGTCTCAATTCACCCTCCCCCCCCTTCCCTACGCTTACGAT GCGTTGGAGCCCGTCATCTCCAAGCAAATCATGGAAATCCACCACCAGAAGCACCACCAAACCTACATCACCAACCTCAACGCCGCCCTAACTGCCCAATCTACTGCCCTCCAATCCCAAGACGTCCCCCAACTCATCTCCCTGCAACAAAAGATCAAATTCAACGGTGGTGGCCACATCAACCACTCCCTCTTCTGGAAGAACCTGACCCCCGCCAGCTCCCCGCAGGCGAAGCTCGAGTCTGCCCCCGGTATCAAGGCTGCGATTGAGAGGAAGTGGGGTAGCTACGAGGCATTCCAGAAGTTGTTTTCGGCTACTTTGCTGGGAATCCAGGGTAGTGGATGGGGTTGGTTGGTTGCCAATAAACCCAAGGGGGAGTTGGAGATTGTGACGACGAAGGATCAGGATCCGGTGACTGGGGACACGCCGCTTTTTGGAATTGATATGTGGGAGCATGCGTATTACTTGCAG TACCTGAACAACAAGGCCTCCTATGTCGAGGGTATCTGGAAGATCATCAACTGGTCTACTGCTGAGGACCGGTACCAGAACGGCATCGAGGGCCCTGCTGTCCTCAAGCTGTAA
- the MNS1B gene encoding glycoside hydrolase family 47 protein (CAZy:GH47;~COG:G;~EggNog:ENOG410PM8H;~InterPro:IPR036026,IPR012341,IPR001382;~PFAM:PF01532;~SECRETED:SignalP(1-16);~go_component: GO:0016020 - membrane [Evidence IEA];~go_function: GO:0004571 - mannosyl-oligosaccharide 1,2-alpha-mannosidase activity [Evidence IEA];~go_function: GO:0005509 - calcium ion binding [Evidence IEA];~go_process: GO:0005975 - carbohydrate metabolic process [Evidence IEA]): MRLSAFLFIGPSLAATLPSQPFLHQEALSQADAVKEAFQHAWNGYTKYAFPHDELHPVSNGYGDSRNGWGASAVDALSTAILMRKADVVDQILDHIASVDYSTTPSLVSLFETTIRYLAGMLSGYDLLKGPMADLVNDSSKVDMLLTQSKKLADVLKFAFDTKSGVPINDVNITSHGNDGLTYNSLAGMGTLTLEWTRLSDLTGDPEYARLSQRAQEYLLHPQPASSEPFPGLVGSNIDIATGNFTDAAVSWNGGADSFYEYLIKMYVYDPRRFGLYKDRWVAAAHSTIEHLQSHPSSRPDLTFLASYNRGRLGLNAQHLTCFDGGSFLLGGTVLGDDKLIQFGLDLVKGCHATYNETATGIGPETFAWDAQSVPNDQRVFFEEAGFYITNEVYILRPEVIESFYYAYRVTGETQYRDWVWNAFVAINATCRTDSGFAGINNVNVKDGGGKQDNQESFVFAEVLKYAYLAVTGDDEWQVKPGNGNKFVFNTEAHPIRVYS; the protein is encoded by the exons ATGCGCCTTTCGGCCTTTCTCTTCATCGGCCCTTCGCTGGCTGCGACCCTACCGTCCCAACCATTTCTGCATCAGGAGGCCCTTTCTCAAGCGGATGCGGTCAAAGAAGCCTTTCAACATGCCTGGAATGGCTATACTAAATACGCTTTTCCTCACGACGAGTTGCATCCAGTTTCTAACGGATACGGAGACTCCAG AAATGGATGGGGTGCATCTGCTGTAGACGCCCTCTCGACCGCCATCCTGATGCGCAAAGCTGACGTCGTTGACCAAATTCTCGACCATATCGCCTCCGTCGATTATTCCACCACTCCCTCCTTGGTCAGCCTGTTTGAGACTACCATCCGATACCTCGCAGGAATGTTATCCGGATATGATCTGCTGAAAGGGCCAATGGCGGACTTGGTTAACGATTCGTCGAAGGTGGATATGCTCCTGACTCAGTCAAAGAAACTAGCGGATGTGCTCAAGTTCGCCTTCGACACGAAATCTGGAGTGCCGATCAACGACGTCAACATCACTTCGCACGGAAACGATGGTCTGACATACAACTCTCTTGCCGGAATGGGCACTTTGACGCTGGAATGGACGCGTTTAAGTGACCTGACGGGTGATCCGGAGTACGCGCGATTGAGCCAAAGGGCACAAGAGTACCTGCTGCATCCGCAGCCGGCCAGCAGCGAGCCCTTCCCCGGTCTGGTGGGCAGCAATATCGACATCGCGACGGGCAACTTTACCGATGCGGCGGTTAGTTGGAATGGTGGCGCGGATTCATTCTACGAGTACTTGATCAAGATGTACGTTTACGACCCGCGCCGCTTTGGATTATACAAGGACCGGTGGGTGGCAGCTGCCCACTCAACCATCGAGCACCTGCAATCGCACCCGTCGTCACGACCAGACTTGACCTTTTTGGCGTCGTACAACCGGGGCCGGCTTGGTCTCAATGCACAGCACCTTACCTGCTTTGATGGAGGTAGCTTCCTGCTTGGAGGAACGGTGCTGGGTGACGACAAATTGATTCAGTTTGGCTTGGATCTTGTGAAAGGATGCCATGCGACGTATAACGAGACGGCGACAGGCATTGGACCGGAGACGTTTGCATGGGATGCGCAGTCGGTGCCAAATGACCAGCGAGTATTTTTCGAGGAAGCCGGTTTCTACATCACCAATGAGGTGTACATTCTGCGGCCGGAAGTGATCGAGAGCTTCTACTATGCATATCGCGTCACGGGTGAGACACAGTACCGAGATTGGGTGTGGAATGCGTTCGTTGCTATCAATGCGACATGCCGGACAGACTCTGGATTTGCTGGAATCAACAATGTAAATGTGAAGGACGGAGGTGGAAAGCAGGACAACCAGGAGAGCTTCGTTTTTGCGGAAGTGCTTAAGTATGCGTACCTGGCGGTGAcgggagatgatgaatggCAGGTGAAGCCGGGCAATGGGAACAAGTTTGTCTTTAACACGGAAGCGCACCCTATCCGAGTGTATTCTTAA